In Amycolatopsis methanolica 239, a single genomic region encodes these proteins:
- a CDS encoding LLM class F420-dependent oxidoreductase, producing MKRWGITIPLTGVPLTAHRELIERLPALGYTDAWSAETAGTDAFSPLLLASQWAPELRLGTAIVPVYTRGPGLLAMSAATLAEAAPGRFVLGIGASSPVIVQNWNAAEFAKPFARTRDTLRFLRAALAGEKVTAEYETFSVSKFRLERAPEPAPPIMLAALRPGMLKLAAKEADGAITNWLSPADVRQVRAEIGPDTELAARIFVCPTTDREAARGLGRMLISSYLTVPVYAAFHDWLGRGEALAPMHEAWRAGDRKRANEVIPDEVVDDLVVHGSPGECREKVQSYVDNGLTTPVIALLPTGEDPVRQVEALAPR from the coding sequence ATGAAGCGCTGGGGAATCACGATTCCGCTGACCGGGGTGCCGCTGACCGCGCACCGTGAGCTGATCGAGCGCCTGCCCGCGCTCGGCTACACCGACGCGTGGTCGGCCGAAACCGCCGGGACGGACGCGTTCTCGCCGCTGCTGCTGGCTTCGCAGTGGGCGCCGGAGCTGCGGCTGGGCACCGCGATCGTGCCGGTGTACACCCGCGGGCCCGGGTTGCTGGCGATGTCCGCGGCGACCCTGGCCGAGGCCGCGCCTGGCCGGTTCGTGCTCGGCATCGGCGCGTCCTCGCCGGTGATCGTGCAGAACTGGAACGCCGCCGAGTTCGCGAAACCGTTCGCCCGCACCAGGGACACGCTGCGGTTCCTGCGCGCCGCGCTGGCGGGGGAGAAGGTGACCGCGGAGTACGAGACCTTCTCGGTCAGCAAGTTCCGGCTCGAGCGCGCGCCGGAGCCGGCGCCGCCGATCATGCTCGCCGCGCTGCGGCCCGGCATGCTGAAGCTGGCCGCCAAGGAGGCCGACGGCGCGATCACGAACTGGCTCTCGCCTGCCGACGTCCGTCAGGTGCGCGCCGAGATCGGGCCGGACACCGAGCTGGCGGCGCGGATCTTCGTCTGCCCGACCACCGACCGTGAAGCCGCGCGCGGCCTCGGCCGGATGCTGATCAGCAGCTACCTCACCGTGCCGGTGTACGCGGCGTTCCACGACTGGCTCGGCCGCGGCGAGGCGCTCGCGCCGATGCACGAGGCGTGGCGCGCGGGCGACCGGAAACGGGCGAACGAGGTGATTCCGGACGAGGTGGTCGACGACCTGGTCGTGCACGGCAGTCCCGGGGAGTGCCGGGAGAAAGTGCAGTCCTATGTGGACAACGGGCTGACCACGCCGGTGATCGCGCTGCTGCCCACCGGCGAGGACCCGGTGCGTCAGGTGGAGGCGCTCGCGCCCCGGTGA
- a CDS encoding glycosyltransferase family 87 protein, translating to MRKYLWLVPVPCAVWLFFAVQGMMHYLPTRPQIDLEVYRYGVQAWWDGRDMYGTLPEVANGAELPFVYPPFAALLLSPLAMLPWDASVVTLYILNGLSMFVTVYLVARAVRPQLGRDGGVAVASVVLPLTVFLEPVSQTFGFGQVSIIMMALVTIDCLAGRTVWPRGFGIGLAAALKLTPAAFVLFFLIRRDYRSAITSAITFGVATVIGFVADFGGSIHYWFQGGLSGGGVSGTAFATNQAIEAVIVRTGLTGAAEKAVWIVLVLGLLALVANAMRRAEPALALMANAGLALLVSPTSWSHYYVWVVPALVVVLGITVRRALERSWLAVAWFAWGALTAVFFVWAPFHTLPETDFPVVHRDWTFPQQLSAATYVLVGVALLLAFAIPRQKARELSMPVMPARRPAGAASR from the coding sequence ATGCGCAAATACCTGTGGCTGGTCCCGGTGCCCTGTGCGGTCTGGCTCTTCTTCGCGGTGCAGGGCATGATGCACTACCTGCCCACCCGCCCCCAGATCGACCTCGAGGTCTACCGCTACGGCGTGCAGGCCTGGTGGGACGGCCGCGACATGTACGGCACGCTGCCGGAGGTCGCCAACGGCGCGGAACTGCCGTTCGTCTACCCGCCGTTCGCCGCGCTGCTGCTGTCGCCGCTGGCGATGCTGCCGTGGGACGCCTCCGTGGTGACCCTGTACATCCTCAACGGCCTCAGCATGTTCGTCACCGTCTACCTGGTCGCCCGCGCGGTCCGGCCGCAGCTCGGGCGGGACGGGGGCGTCGCCGTCGCGTCGGTCGTGCTTCCGCTGACCGTCTTCCTCGAGCCGGTGAGCCAGACGTTCGGCTTCGGACAGGTCAGCATCATCATGATGGCCCTGGTCACGATCGACTGCCTGGCCGGGCGCACCGTCTGGCCGCGCGGATTCGGCATCGGGCTGGCCGCGGCCCTCAAGCTCACCCCGGCCGCGTTCGTGTTGTTCTTCCTGATCCGCCGCGACTACCGGTCGGCCATCACCTCGGCCATCACGTTCGGCGTCGCCACCGTGATCGGGTTCGTCGCGGACTTCGGCGGCTCCATCCACTACTGGTTCCAGGGCGGCCTGAGCGGCGGCGGCGTCAGCGGCACCGCGTTCGCCACCAACCAGGCCATCGAAGCGGTCATCGTGCGCACCGGGCTGACCGGCGCGGCCGAGAAGGCCGTGTGGATCGTCCTGGTGCTCGGCCTGCTTGCGCTGGTCGCGAACGCGATGCGCCGCGCCGAGCCCGCCCTCGCGCTGATGGCCAACGCCGGCCTGGCCCTGCTCGTCTCCCCCACCTCGTGGTCGCACTACTACGTGTGGGTGGTCCCGGCGCTGGTGGTGGTGCTCGGCATCACCGTGCGCCGCGCGCTGGAACGCTCCTGGCTCGCCGTGGCCTGGTTCGCCTGGGGCGCGCTGACCGCGGTGTTCTTCGTCTGGGCGCCGTTCCACACCCTGCCGGAGACCGACTTCCCGGTCGTGCACCGCGACTGGACGTTCCCCCAGCAGCTGTCCGCCGCCACCTACGTCCTGGTCGGCGTCGCCCTGCTGCTGGCCTTCGCGATCCCCCGCCAGAAGGCCCGCGAGCTGTCGATGCCGGTCATGCCCGCAAGGCGCCCCGCCGGCGCTGCCAGTCGGTGA
- a CDS encoding ArsR/SmtB family transcription factor — protein sequence MTDDDRTDEALRALAEPRRRAILRLVAHDELAAGEIAESFDVSRTAVSQHLTVLKNAGLLDERRDGTRRLYRARPDGLAGLRRFLDDMWASSLDTARRLVEAERGIGEDDTARGSA from the coding sequence ATGACGGACGACGACCGGACGGACGAGGCACTGCGGGCGCTCGCGGAGCCCAGGCGGCGCGCGATCCTCCGGCTGGTCGCCCACGACGAGCTGGCCGCCGGCGAGATCGCGGAGTCCTTCGACGTGAGCCGCACGGCGGTCAGCCAGCACCTCACCGTCCTGAAGAACGCGGGACTGCTCGACGAGCGGCGCGACGGCACGCGACGGCTCTACCGCGCCCGCCCGGACGGCCTCGCCGGGCTGCGGCGGTTCCTCGACGACATGTGGGCCTCATCCCTCGACACGGCCCGGCGGCTGGTCGAAGCTGAGCGGGGGATCGGCGAAGACGACACGGCGAGAGGATCGGCATGA
- a CDS encoding S9 family peptidase — translation MTDELSFLRQQARTQRFTLGTPREFRVAPDGSRLLFLRSESGTDRRNSLWELDLTRGAETKIVDAAELLPGEEELPPEERARRERMRESAGGVVGYAVDDEFRLAAFSLSGKLYTVDLGSREVTELVDTSVVDPRPNPTGTHIAYVRDRKLRVIDLATREDTVLAGEDGEDIAWGLAEFIAAEELGRARGYWWSPDGQTLLVERTDRADVPRWTISDPAHPEGGANTVAYPAAGTTNVDVSLSFFGLDGTRVDVERGDWEYLVAVHWSAGGPPLLAVQPRDQRELAFYAVDPGDGSTKLLHTETDPHWVEIVPGVPAWTTDGRLVHVSAADGSYRLVVDGEPVTGPGLQVRSVLHVGAEVLFSASESDPTQIHVYRTGPDGVTRLSDADGVHVGAGTAEITVLSSWSLRRSGPEVTVLRNGRPLAEVRSYPVDPGLVPDPEWLTVGERGLRAALLLPTGYRPGDGKLPVLLDPYGGPHAQRVLQSRNAFLTSQWLADQGFAVLVADGRGTPGRGPAWEKEIVRELAEVTLTDQVDALHAVAADHPELDLSRVAIRGWSYGGYLSALAVLRRPDVFHAAVAGAPVTDWSLYDTHYTERYLGVPDEEPDSYERNSLIAGAPELRRALLIVHGLADDNVFVAHALRLSSALLAAGRPHVFLPLVGATHMTPQAEEVAENLMRVQVDWIKRELEAAAR, via the coding sequence GTGACCGACGAGCTCTCCTTCCTCCGCCAGCAGGCCCGCACCCAGCGCTTCACCCTCGGCACCCCGCGCGAGTTCCGCGTCGCACCCGACGGGTCGCGCCTGCTGTTCCTGCGTTCGGAGTCCGGCACCGACCGGCGCAACAGCCTCTGGGAACTCGACCTCACCCGGGGCGCCGAGACCAAGATCGTGGACGCCGCCGAGCTGCTGCCCGGTGAGGAGGAGCTGCCGCCGGAGGAGCGGGCCCGCCGCGAGCGCATGCGGGAGAGCGCCGGTGGCGTGGTCGGCTACGCCGTCGACGACGAGTTCCGCCTGGCCGCCTTCTCCTTGTCCGGCAAGCTCTACACCGTCGACCTGGGCAGCCGCGAGGTGACCGAACTGGTCGACACCTCGGTCGTGGACCCCCGCCCGAACCCCACCGGCACCCACATCGCCTACGTTCGCGACCGCAAGCTGCGCGTCATCGACCTCGCCACGCGCGAGGACACGGTGCTGGCAGGCGAGGACGGCGAGGACATCGCCTGGGGGCTGGCGGAGTTCATCGCCGCCGAGGAGCTGGGCCGCGCCCGCGGCTACTGGTGGTCGCCCGACGGGCAGACCCTGCTGGTCGAGCGCACCGACCGGGCGGACGTGCCCCGCTGGACCATCTCCGACCCGGCCCACCCCGAGGGCGGCGCGAACACCGTCGCGTACCCGGCGGCGGGCACCACGAACGTCGACGTCTCGCTGTCCTTCTTCGGTCTCGACGGCACCCGCGTGGACGTCGAGCGCGGCGACTGGGAGTACCTCGTCGCCGTGCACTGGTCGGCAGGCGGCCCGCCACTGCTCGCCGTGCAGCCCCGTGACCAGCGCGAACTCGCCTTCTACGCGGTGGACCCCGGCGACGGCTCCACCAAGCTGCTGCACACCGAGACCGATCCGCACTGGGTCGAGATCGTCCCCGGTGTGCCCGCCTGGACCACCGACGGGCGGCTCGTGCACGTCAGCGCCGCGGACGGCAGCTACCGGCTGGTGGTCGACGGCGAGCCGGTCACCGGGCCGGGTCTGCAGGTCCGCTCGGTGCTGCACGTCGGGGCCGAGGTCCTGTTCAGCGCGAGCGAAAGCGACCCGACGCAGATCCACGTCTACCGCACCGGCCCGGACGGCGTGACCCGGCTGTCCGACGCCGACGGCGTGCACGTGGGCGCGGGCACGGCCGAGATCACCGTGCTGTCGTCGTGGAGCCTGCGCCGCAGTGGCCCCGAAGTGACCGTGCTGCGCAACGGCCGCCCGCTCGCCGAGGTCCGGTCCTATCCGGTCGACCCGGGACTCGTGCCCGATCCGGAATGGCTCACCGTCGGCGAGCGCGGCCTGCGTGCCGCGCTGCTGCTGCCCACCGGGTACCGGCCCGGGGACGGCAAGCTGCCCGTCCTGCTCGACCCCTACGGCGGCCCGCACGCGCAGCGCGTCCTGCAGAGCCGCAACGCCTTCCTCACCTCGCAGTGGCTGGCCGACCAGGGCTTCGCGGTCCTGGTCGCGGACGGCCGCGGCACCCCGGGCCGGGGGCCGGCGTGGGAGAAGGAGATCGTGCGCGAACTGGCCGAGGTGACGCTCACCGACCAGGTGGACGCCCTGCACGCGGTCGCCGCCGACCACCCTGAGCTCGATCTGTCCCGGGTCGCGATCCGCGGCTGGTCCTACGGCGGGTACCTGTCCGCGCTGGCCGTGCTGCGCCGGCCGGACGTCTTCCACGCGGCGGTCGCGGGCGCGCCGGTCACCGACTGGTCCCTCTACGACACCCACTACACCGAGCGCTACCTCGGCGTGCCGGACGAGGAGCCGGACTCCTACGAGCGCAACTCGCTGATCGCAGGCGCGCCGGAACTGCGGCGCGCGTTGCTGATCGTGCACGGCCTCGCCGACGACAACGTGTTCGTCGCGCACGCGCTGCGACTGTCCTCGGCCCTGCTGGCCGCCGGCCGCCCGCACGTGTTCCTGCCGCTGGTCGGCGCGACCCACATGACGCCGCAGGCCGAAGAGGTCGCGGAGAACCTGATGAGGGTCCAGGTGGACTGGATCAAACGAGAGCTGGAGGCTGCTGCGCGATGA
- a CDS encoding lysine N(6)-hydroxylase/L-ornithine N(5)-oxygenase family protein produces the protein MTPVDLAGVGIGPFNLSLAALAEPVDDLTVAVYDRCPEFRWHPGLLLDGVTLQVPFLADLVSLADPTSALSFLNYLRAKDRLFPFYFAERFHLPRAEYDDYCRWVSQRLDSCRFGTDITGIEWRDGLFRLRSAAGEISARNVVLGIGTEPRVPEPLRALADDPDVPVIHSAEYLSERERLLALPAVTVVGSGQSGAEVFLDLLRHRKQPDGLRWVTRTVSFAPMEYSKLGLEQFTPDYTRFFHRLPEAERDRLLPAQWQLYKGIDAETIADIHDELYRRSVGGGWPGVTLTPGVEVVSARRDGERIALGLRHRQERSTATWVTDAVVAATGYRERPLDGLLGPLADAVARDGSGRPVVERDYRLRLAPEIGGAIFVQNAERHTHGVGAPDLGLAAWRAASIVNAVCCRTVYRLPSRTAFTRFGLEE, from the coding sequence GTGACTCCGGTCGATCTGGCCGGGGTCGGGATCGGCCCGTTCAACCTGTCGCTGGCCGCGCTCGCCGAGCCGGTCGACGACCTGACCGTCGCGGTGTACGACCGCTGCCCGGAGTTCCGCTGGCACCCCGGCCTGCTGCTCGACGGCGTGACCCTGCAGGTGCCGTTCCTGGCCGACCTGGTGTCGCTGGCCGACCCGACCAGCGCGCTGTCCTTCCTGAACTACCTGCGCGCGAAGGACCGGCTGTTCCCGTTCTACTTCGCCGAACGCTTCCACCTGCCGCGCGCGGAGTACGACGACTACTGCCGCTGGGTGTCGCAGCGGCTGGACAGCTGCCGGTTCGGCACGGACATCACCGGGATCGAGTGGCGCGACGGGTTGTTCCGGCTGCGCTCGGCCGCCGGGGAGATCAGCGCGCGCAACGTCGTGCTCGGAATCGGCACCGAGCCCCGCGTGCCGGAACCGTTGCGCGCGCTCGCCGACGATCCGGACGTGCCGGTGATCCACTCCGCGGAGTACCTGTCCGAGCGGGAACGGCTGCTGGCGCTGCCGGCGGTGACGGTCGTCGGCTCGGGCCAATCCGGCGCGGAGGTGTTCCTGGACCTGCTGCGGCACCGCAAGCAACCGGACGGGCTGCGGTGGGTGACGCGGACGGTGTCGTTCGCGCCGATGGAGTACTCCAAGCTCGGGCTGGAGCAGTTCACGCCCGACTACACGCGTTTCTTCCACCGGCTGCCGGAGGCCGAGCGCGACCGGCTGCTGCCCGCGCAATGGCAGCTCTACAAGGGAATCGATGCCGAAACCATCGCCGACATCCACGACGAGCTGTACCGCCGTTCGGTGGGCGGCGGCTGGCCCGGCGTCACGTTGACGCCCGGCGTGGAGGTGGTGTCCGCGCGGCGCGACGGCGAGCGGATCGCGCTGGGCCTGCGGCACCGGCAGGAGCGCAGCACCGCGACCTGGGTGACCGACGCGGTCGTCGCCGCCACCGGCTACCGGGAGCGGCCGCTGGACGGGCTGCTCGGGCCGCTGGCGGACGCGGTCGCCCGCGACGGCAGCGGCCGCCCGGTCGTCGAGCGCGACTACCGGCTGCGGCTCGCGCCGGAGATCGGCGGCGCGATCTTCGTGCAGAACGCGGAACGGCACACGCACGGGGTCGGCGCGCCGGACCTCGGGCTGGCGGCGTGGCGGGCCGCCTCGATCGTCAACGCGGTCTGCTGCCGCACCGTCTACCGGTTGCCGTCGCGCACGGCGTTCACGCGGTTCGGGTTGGAGGAGTGA
- a CDS encoding VOC family protein, translating to MGQQVAFFEVISANAERARKFYAERFDWQVDADPAMGGYALVDTGGGIGGGIGPSTGPGDTGVKIYTRVDDLDAHLDRAERLGGRRLVPPTDLPGDFGRFAIFADPDGNQVGLWA from the coding sequence ATGGGACAGCAGGTCGCGTTCTTCGAAGTGATCAGCGCGAACGCCGAACGGGCCCGGAAGTTCTACGCGGAGCGGTTCGACTGGCAGGTCGACGCCGACCCGGCGATGGGCGGCTACGCGCTCGTCGACACGGGCGGGGGCATCGGCGGCGGGATCGGGCCCTCGACCGGCCCCGGCGACACCGGCGTCAAGATCTACACGCGCGTCGACGACCTCGACGCGCACCTGGACCGGGCGGAGCGGCTGGGCGGGAGGCGGCTGGTGCCGCCCACCGACCTCCCCGGCGACTTCGGGCGGTTCGCCATCTTCGCCGACCCGGACGGCAACCAGGTCGGACTCTGGGCGTAG
- a CDS encoding glutamine synthetase: protein MVRAPRPAGPRTLAEREAAARGMRAALDRGDVPRVLLLVPDPHARFAAVELSGRFVTEEVLTGGYGICTYVFAWDVEREALPLGADSPLARYVDGYGDLRMRPDLATITALPDGVCGIVCDVEWPDGEPARAAPRRVLTEQLTALESLGYVPSAGLEHEVVFRDADGPLSAHGVDYAVGGTERMRPILRDLRVALERSGLGVESARAECHPGQYEIVLRHRDALAACDDALLQQLIVRSVAAEHGVSAAYLAAPEPGQGCSCHVHLSLSSLAGEPASGHGTALSPVMASFLAGVLRDAAALAPVWAPTWNSYVRLRTAPFSPRELRWGVDDRTASVRVAGRDSSLRLEFRFAGADAQPHLVVAALLAAGRAGVEEALPLPPAGEVLGALPGAPWEALSGLDRVAKLLGDEVAAQQEALLRAELAAGCSAVTDWQRRRGALRA, encoded by the coding sequence CTGGTGAGAGCGCCGCGCCCGGCCGGGCCGCGCACGCTCGCCGAGCGGGAGGCGGCCGCACGAGGCATGCGCGCGGCGCTGGACCGGGGCGACGTGCCGCGGGTGCTGCTGCTGGTGCCCGACCCGCACGCCCGGTTCGCCGCGGTCGAGCTGTCCGGTCGGTTCGTGACCGAGGAGGTGCTCACCGGCGGTTACGGGATCTGCACGTACGTCTTCGCCTGGGACGTCGAGCGGGAGGCGCTGCCGCTCGGCGCGGACAGCCCGCTGGCTCGCTACGTCGACGGCTACGGCGACCTGCGGATGCGGCCCGACCTGGCGACGATCACCGCGTTGCCGGACGGCGTGTGCGGCATCGTGTGCGACGTCGAGTGGCCGGACGGCGAACCGGCGCGGGCGGCTCCGCGCCGGGTCCTGACCGAGCAGCTGACGGCGCTGGAATCACTCGGGTACGTGCCGTCGGCGGGGCTCGAACACGAGGTCGTGTTCCGCGACGCCGACGGGCCGTTGAGCGCGCACGGCGTGGACTACGCGGTCGGCGGGACCGAGCGGATGCGGCCGATACTGCGCGATCTGCGCGTGGCGCTGGAGCGGTCCGGGCTGGGTGTGGAATCCGCGCGCGCCGAGTGCCATCCGGGGCAGTACGAGATCGTGCTGCGGCACCGGGACGCGCTCGCGGCGTGTGATGACGCCTTGTTGCAGCAGTTGATCGTGCGGTCGGTGGCCGCGGAGCACGGGGTGTCCGCGGCCTACCTGGCGGCGCCGGAGCCGGGGCAGGGGTGTTCGTGCCACGTGCACCTGTCGCTGTCTTCCCTCGCGGGGGAGCCGGCGTCGGGGCACGGGACCGCGTTGTCGCCGGTGATGGCGTCCTTCCTCGCCGGGGTGCTGCGGGACGCGGCGGCGCTCGCGCCGGTGTGGGCGCCGACCTGGAACAGCTACGTGCGGCTTCGGACTGCGCCGTTCTCCCCGCGGGAGCTGCGGTGGGGTGTCGACGACCGGACGGCGTCGGTGCGGGTGGCCGGGCGAGACTCGTCGCTGCGGCTGGAGTTCCGGTTCGCCGGCGCCGACGCGCAACCGCACCTGGTGGTCGCGGCGCTGCTGGCAGCGGGCCGGGCGGGCGTCGAGGAGGCGTTGCCGCTGCCGCCGGCGGGGGAGGTGCTGGGCGCGCTGCCGGGGGCGCCGTGGGAGGCGCTGTCCGGGCTGGACCGGGTCGCGAAGCTGCTGGGTGACGAGGTCGCGGCTCAGCAGGAGGCGTTGCTGCGGGCCGAACTGGCGGCCGGCTGCTCCGCGGTCACCGACTGGCAGCGCCGGCGGGGCGCCTTGCGGGCATGA
- a CDS encoding pyridoxal phosphate-dependent decarboxylase family protein: MGESTSESAGLAGGRAGHRRLAELIPLVLDAMGAGSVERGGPGPAGGPAAVAAGVAALTGAEPLAGATGVGAEQALSEMSRLLAAGSVDPADPACAAHLHCPPLAVAVAADVVASALNPSMDSWDQAPVASEIERELVTLIARLCYPDAPAPDAVVTTGGTESNLLGLLLAREPEPAVRPVCGRNAHHSVARAAWLLGLPAPVLVDCDGERMRPAALAETLRELGSPAVVVATAGTTDTGEIDPLRELAAVCRRHGARLHVDASYGGLALCSAKLKPLLDGLGEADSVALDAHKFGWQPISAGLLAVRDAADLSSLSVRAEYLNADDDTEAGLPDLLGRSIRTSRRPDAFRMAVTLRALGIDGMGALVEHCCATAAEVAAMIERHPGLRLWGAPTLSTVLFKPVDADDELVARVRRTLLEAGTAIVGRATMSDGVWLKLTLLHPHASAEDYRPLLDSVVAAAAAQSAEVVLQ, from the coding sequence GTGGGCGAATCGACATCGGAGAGCGCCGGGCTGGCCGGTGGTCGCGCGGGACACCGGCGGCTGGCCGAGCTGATCCCGCTGGTCCTCGACGCGATGGGCGCGGGGTCCGTGGAACGCGGCGGGCCGGGCCCAGCGGGCGGGCCTGCCGCCGTCGCGGCCGGGGTGGCGGCCCTGACCGGCGCGGAACCCCTGGCCGGGGCCACTGGTGTCGGAGCGGAGCAAGCGCTTTCCGAAATGTCCCGGCTGCTGGCCGCGGGCTCGGTCGACCCCGCCGATCCGGCGTGCGCGGCGCACCTGCACTGCCCGCCGCTCGCCGTCGCCGTGGCCGCCGACGTCGTGGCGAGCGCGCTCAACCCGTCGATGGACTCGTGGGACCAGGCGCCGGTGGCGAGCGAGATCGAACGCGAGCTGGTCACCCTGATCGCCCGGCTCTGCTACCCGGACGCCCCTGCGCCGGACGCCGTCGTGACCACCGGTGGCACCGAGTCGAACCTGCTCGGGCTGCTGCTCGCGCGCGAGCCGGAACCGGCCGTCCGCCCGGTGTGCGGGCGCAACGCGCACCACAGCGTGGCCCGTGCCGCGTGGCTGCTCGGCCTGCCCGCGCCGGTCCTGGTGGACTGCGACGGCGAACGCATGCGGCCCGCCGCGCTGGCGGAGACCCTGCGCGAACTCGGCTCGCCCGCGGTCGTGGTCGCCACCGCGGGCACCACCGACACCGGCGAGATCGACCCACTGCGCGAGCTCGCGGCGGTGTGCCGTCGGCACGGCGCGCGCCTGCACGTGGACGCCTCCTACGGCGGTCTCGCCCTGTGCAGCGCGAAGCTGAAGCCCCTGCTCGACGGACTCGGCGAAGCGGACTCCGTCGCGCTGGACGCCCACAAGTTCGGCTGGCAGCCGATTTCCGCGGGCCTGCTCGCGGTGCGCGACGCCGCGGACCTGTCCTCGTTGTCCGTGCGCGCCGAATACCTCAACGCGGACGACGACACCGAGGCCGGGCTGCCGGACCTGCTCGGACGCTCCATCCGCACGTCGCGCCGCCCGGACGCGTTCCGGATGGCCGTCACCCTGCGGGCGCTCGGCATCGACGGCATGGGCGCGCTTGTCGAGCACTGCTGCGCCACCGCGGCCGAAGTCGCGGCCATGATCGAGCGGCACCCGGGGCTGCGGTTGTGGGGCGCGCCGACGTTGTCCACCGTGCTGTTCAAACCGGTGGACGCCGACGACGAACTGGTCGCGCGGGTGCGCCGCACGTTGCTGGAGGCAGGCACCGCGATCGTCGGCAGGGCAACGATGTCCGACGGCGTGTGGCTCAAGCTGACCCTGCTGCACCCGCACGCGAGCGCCGAGGACTACCGCCCGCTGCTGGACTCGGTGGTCGCGGCCGCCGCGGCCCAGTCCGCCGAGGTGGTCCTGCAGTGA
- a CDS encoding IucA/IucC family protein, giving the protein MLGELSYEGLFRPEPADDEERRLWRLKLPEVTYEFRARRGAFESWTVEPGSASRDGEPATDPRVLVVDAREELGLSGLRLADVLAELTATVTNEAARLRRAPSAAELSTMDYNLADGHLTGHPRLVLNKGRVGFSADDRARYAPEAGADVRLRWFAVHRDHARFRCVEELSADRLFAGELDDDQRAEFTRRADPAEYVWVPVHPWQADEILGTLYAAELATGVVVELGESRDAYRPHQTVRTLANVSRPDRYDVKTAVSVRNTLVYRGLASGATLAGPAVTSWLKRVGAADPLLTEKYRFELLGEVASVSVEHPLFGAIDELPYRFHETLGALWREPLLSRLAEGEQAISFAALPYRDPAGASVVTGLIERSGWGAERWLGTVFDLLLTPLLQWLLRYGVGFCPHGQNLVLIVDERGRPLRVAIKDFAQGVDLLDEDLDCYRLLAPEAADEMLRWPAHLLAQSLFSSVFSGQLRFWAEILLDDLAFPRARFWELVREVVGRYRAENPDVAERFDRCLLFAPDVERVTLNREHLAGQGFDKVDRDDEFDVRWGRVPNPLHAPDPAGAW; this is encoded by the coding sequence ATGCTCGGCGAACTGTCCTATGAGGGCCTGTTCCGCCCAGAGCCGGCCGACGACGAGGAGCGCAGGCTGTGGCGGCTGAAGCTGCCCGAGGTGACCTACGAGTTCCGGGCCCGGCGCGGCGCGTTCGAATCGTGGACGGTGGAGCCCGGGTCCGCGTCGCGGGACGGCGAACCGGCTACCGATCCCCGGGTGCTGGTGGTGGACGCCCGCGAGGAGCTGGGCCTGTCCGGGTTGCGGCTGGCGGACGTGCTGGCCGAACTGACCGCCACGGTGACCAACGAGGCCGCCCGCCTGCGCCGCGCGCCCAGCGCCGCGGAACTGTCCACGATGGACTACAACCTCGCCGACGGGCACCTGACCGGGCATCCGCGGCTGGTGCTCAACAAGGGCCGGGTCGGGTTCTCCGCGGACGATCGTGCCCGGTACGCGCCGGAGGCCGGGGCCGACGTGCGGCTGCGGTGGTTCGCCGTGCACCGGGACCACGCGCGGTTCCGCTGCGTCGAGGAGCTCTCGGCCGACCGGTTGTTCGCCGGGGAGCTGGACGACGACCAGCGCGCCGAGTTCACTCGTCGCGCCGACCCCGCGGAGTACGTGTGGGTGCCCGTACATCCGTGGCAGGCGGACGAAATCCTCGGCACGCTCTACGCCGCAGAACTCGCGACCGGGGTCGTGGTCGAACTGGGCGAGTCCCGCGACGCCTACCGTCCACACCAGACGGTCCGGACGCTGGCGAACGTGTCCCGGCCGGACCGGTACGACGTCAAGACCGCGGTCTCGGTGCGCAACACGCTCGTCTACCGCGGGCTCGCCTCCGGTGCGACGCTCGCCGGGCCCGCTGTCACGAGCTGGCTCAAGCGGGTCGGCGCGGCGGATCCGCTGCTCACCGAGAAGTACCGGTTCGAGCTGCTCGGCGAGGTCGCGAGCGTGTCGGTCGAGCACCCGCTGTTCGGCGCCATCGACGAGCTGCCGTACCGGTTCCACGAAACGCTCGGCGCGCTGTGGCGCGAACCGCTGCTGTCGCGGCTGGCCGAGGGGGAGCAGGCGATCTCGTTCGCCGCGCTGCCCTACCGCGACCCGGCCGGCGCGTCGGTCGTCACGGGGCTGATCGAGCGCTCCGGCTGGGGCGCGGAACGCTGGCTCGGCACGGTGTTCGACCTGCTGCTCACCCCGCTGCTGCAGTGGCTGCTGCGCTACGGCGTCGGGTTCTGCCCGCACGGCCAGAACCTGGTCCTGATCGTCGACGAGCGCGGGCGGCCGCTGCGCGTGGCGATCAAGGACTTCGCGCAGGGCGTCGACCTGCTCGACGAGGACCTGGACTGCTACCGGCTGCTCGCGCCGGAGGCCGCCGACGAGATGCTGCGCTGGCCGGCGCACCTGCTCGCGCAGTCGCTGTTCAGCTCGGTGTTCTCCGGGCAGTTGCGGTTCTGGGCCGAGATCCTGCTCGACGACCTGGCCTTCCCGCGGGCGCGGTTCTGGGAACTGGTGCGCGAGGTCGTCGGCCGCTACCGCGCGGAAAACCCGGACGTGGCCGAGCGGTTCGACCGGTGCCTGCTGTTCGCGCCGGACGTCGAGCGGGTCACGCTGAACCGGGAACACCTGGCCGGGCAGGGTTTCGACAAGGTCGACCGCGACGACGAGTTCGACGTGCGGTGGGGCCGAGTGCCGAACCCACTGCACGCCCCGGACCCGGCGGGGGCCTGGTGA